The genomic DNA GCCAGCACGTCGCGCGCGGGAACGAGCGCGAATTCCGGATGGTCGGCGAGAAACTGCGCGACCACCGCTTCGTTCTCCGCTTCGAGAATGCTGCACGTCGCGTAGACGAGCCGGCCGCCCTTCTTCACGAGCCGCGCCGCGCTCGCGAGAATCGACGTCTGCTTCGGCGTCAGTTCGCCGATCGACTCGGGCGACTGCCGCCACTTCAGGTCCGGGTTGCGGCGCAGCGTGCCGAGCCCGCTGCACGGCGCATCGACGAGCACGCGGTCGATCTTGCCCGCGAGGCGCTTGATCTTCGCATCGTGCTCGCTGTCGATCAGCACCGGGTTCACGTTCGACAGACCGCTGCGCGCGAGGCGCGGCTTCAGCTTCGCCAGACGCCGCTCGGAAATATCGAACGCATAGAGACGCCCGGTCGAACGCATCATCGCACCGAGTGCGAGCGTCTTGCCGCCCGCGCCCGCACAGAAGTCGACGATCATCTCGCCGCGCCTCGGCGCAACCAGCGAGCACAGCAGCTGACTGCCCTCGTCCTGCACTTCGATCCAGCCGTTCTGGAACGCATCGAGCTTCGTGAGCGGCGGTTTGTCGGCCACGCGCACGCCGAACGGCGCAAACGGCATCGCGCCGGCATCGATGCCGGCCTTCTCGAGTGCCTGCAACACGTCGTCGCGGGTCGCTTTTATCGGATTGGCGCGCAAATCGAGCGGCGCCGGATAGTTGAGCGACGCCGCCAGCTGAACCAGTTCCTCGGCCTCGAAGCGCTTCGCGAGCGCCTCGTAGATCCAGTCCGGCAGATTCATGCGAATGCGCTGCGGCAGGCTCGCGGGGTCGATCTTCGACACGCGCTCGAGCCATTCGCCTTCCGCTTCGGACACAAACGGCTTCACCGCCGTGCGGCCCGCCGTCTGCATCAGACCGAGCAGCGCCAGACGCCGCGCCGGGCTGCCGCTGCCGCTTTCGGCCAGATGCGCGAATTCCATGCGCCGGCGCAGCACCGCGAACACCGCTTCGGCAATCACGCCGCGCTCGCTGTGGCCGAGCTTCGGATGCGCGCGGAAAAAACGGCTCGTCGTCGCGTCGGCGGGGCCGGTGAACTTCAGTACTTCGGCGAGCAGCGCCTCAGTCTGGCCAATCAGAAAACCATGCAGCCTCATGCACCCTCCGCCGTAGCGTTATTGTCGGCCGCTGCGTTCGCGCGACCCGTATTGTCGAAGAAAAACGCCTGCGGTTCGGGCGGCGTCAGGACGACGCGCTCGCCGTCGAGCCCGAGCCGCCCTTCGACGAACCAGCGCACCGCGCGCGGGTAAATCACATGTTCGGTGTCGAGCACGCGCGCGGCGAGCGCCGCGGCGTCGTCGCCGGCGCGCACCGGCACCACCGACTGCGCGACAATCGGCCCGTGATCGAGCCGCGGCGTGACGAAATGCACGGACGCGCCGTGCACGCGAACGCCGGCGTCGAGCGCCTGCTGATGCGTTTTCAGGCCTGGAAAGCTTGGCAACAGCGAAGGATGGACATTCAGCATGCGGCCCGCGTAACGTTCGACGAAACCATCGGTCAACACACGCATGAAGCCGGCCAGCACCAGCAGATCGGGCGCATAGGCGTCGATCATATTGGCGAGCGCGATGTCGAACGACTGCCGGTCGGGAAACTGGCGATGGTCGACCACCGCGGTGGGAATACCTTGCGACGCCGCGAAGTGCAGCCCGGCGGCGTCTGGGCGGTTGGCAATCACAGCGGCGACTTGCGCCGGCCAGCGCTCGCGCGCGCAGGCGTTCACCATTGCCTGCATGTTGCTGCCCCGTCCGGAAATCAGAATGACGAGTTTTTTCATCCGCGGATTTTATCATCCGGCACCGCGCGAACCGCGACGCGAAGCCGTCGGCGGCCTTGAGCGTTTATAATCGTGTGTTTTGCGGGGATCTGGCCCGCCTCGTTTATCGCGTCACCCGTCTTATCAACCCGGTAGGAATCCGGTACCAGCGACCGGGACCCACCTCAGGTACTAACCTCAGCCCGCTATCGTGAGAGTTTTTCGGGGTCTTCCCAATGCCGAAAGCCGCGCGCCCTGCGCGCTCACCATCGGCAATTTCGACGGTGTCCACCGCGGCCATCAGGCATTGCTCGCGCACGTGCGCGCGGCCGCCGATGCGCGCGGGCTGCCCGTCTGCGTGATGACCTTCGAACCGCACCCGCGCGAATTCTTCAACCCGGCCGGCGCGCCGCCGCGTATCGCGATGCTGCGCGACAAGCTCGAGGCGCTGCGCATGAACGGCGTCGATCGCGTCGTGGTCGAGCATTTCAATCAACGGTTCGCGAGCCAGTCCCCCGATGCGTTCGTCGAGCGGATCATCGTCAACGGGCTGCACACGCGCTGGGTCATGATCGGCGACGATTTCCGCTACGGCGCGAAGCGCGCCGGCGACTTCGCTTCGCTCAAAGCGGCGGGCCAGCGCTTCGGTTTCGAAGTTGAGCAGATGGAAACGGTCGCCGATCCGTCCGGCGCGCGTATTTCGAGTTCGGGCGTGCGCGCGGCGCTCGTGGCCGGCGACCTCGATGCGGCGCGCGCCGCGCTCGGCCGCGATTATGTGATCAGCGGGCACGTCGTGCATGGGCTCAAGCTCGGCCGCGACCTCGGCTTCCCGACCCTGAACCTGCCGATCGCCCATAAGCGGCCCGCGCTGTCGGGCATTTTCGTGGTGCGCGTGCATGGCATTGAGGACAAGCCGCTGCCGGGCGTCGCGAGCCTCGGGCTGCGTCCGACCGTCGACGATTCCGGCCGCGTCCTGCTCGAAGTGCATCTGCTCGACTGGCATGGCGACGCCTATGGCAAACTCGTGCGCGTCGAGTTTCTGAAGAAACTGCGCGACGAGGAAAAGTTTGTCGACCTCGAAACGCTGTCCGCGGCGATCGCTCGCGATGTGACGAGCGCGCGCGCGTGGTTCGAAGCGCTCGAGCCGGGTCACGCGCCGGGCAGCCGGTCGACGGGCTTCTCGACCTCGGCGACCGACCGAATTAGATAAACGGCCGCGGTGCGCGCGGAACGGAACCGTGCACACTGAAGCGTCCTGAACCGATGGGCGTGATCCGAAGCCGGCGCAGTCCGCCGCGCAGTCGGCCGGATCGGCACCAAGGTTCGCAAGCCGCGCCACCTCGTACCGGCCGTACCGGTCGCGCAATCCCCGGCAAATCCGCGCCGACCGCCGACACGGGCGCCAACACCGTATTCACCGCTACGTCACCATGAGCAACAAGAAAGCCGATTCGAAACCGCAAGCCAAGTATCCGGTCAATTTGCTGGACACGCCGTTCCCGATGCGCGGCGACCTGCCCAAGCGCGAGCCGCAATGGGTCAAGGACTGGCAGGAGCGCAAGATCTACGAAAAAATCCGCGCCGCTTCGAAGGGCCGCGCGAAGTTCATCCTGCACGACGGCCCGCCGTACGCGAACGGCGACATCCACCTTGGCCACGCGGTGAACAAGATCCTGAAGGACATGATCGTCAAGGCGCGCAATATGGCGGGCTTCGACGCGGTCTATGTGCCGGGCTGGGACTGCCACGGCATGCCGATCGAAATCCAGATCGAAAAGCAGTTCGGCAAGTCGCTGCCGGCCGCCGAAGTGATGCAGAAGGCGCGCGCGTACGCGACCGAGCAGATCGAGAAGCAGAAAGTGGGCTTCCGGCGCCTAGGCGTACTCGGCGAATGGGACAACCCGTACAAGACGATGAACTTCACGAACGAAGCCGGCGAAATCCGCGCGCTCGCGAAGATCATGGAAAAGGGCTACGTGTTTCGCGGCCTGAAGCCGGTGAACTGGTGCTTCGACTGCGGCTCGGCGCTGGCCGAAGCGGAAGTCGAGTACAAGGACAAAACCGACCCGACGATCGACGTGCTCTTCACGTTCGCGGAACCGGAGAAAACCGCGCAGGCGTTTGGTCTGGCGGCGCTGCCGCGTGCCGAAGGCGGCATCGTGATCTGGACCACGACGCCGTGGACGATCCCCGCGAACCAGGCGCTGAACGTGCACCCCGAAGTGGTCTACGCGCTTGTCGATACGCAGCGCGGCCTGCTGATCCTCGCGCAGGAGCGCGTCGAAGCGTGCATGAAGGATTTCAACCTGCAAGGCCGCGTGCTCGCGACCGCGCCCGGCGCCGCGCTGGCGAATTTGCGCTTTCATCATCCGCTGTCGTCGGCGCATCCGGCCTACAAACGCACGTCGCCCATCTATCTCGGCGACTACGTGACGACCGATACCGGCACCGGCATCGTGCACTCGTCGCCGGCCTATGGCGTCGAAGACTTCGTGTCGTGCAAGGCGCACGGCATGGCCGACTCCGACATCATCAGTCCGGTGATGGGCGACGGCCGCTATATCGAGTCGCTCGCGCTGTTCGGCGGCCTGTCGATCTGGGTTGCAAACCCGAAGATCGTCGACGCGCTGCGCGAGGCCGGCACGCTGCTGCGCAGCGAGAAGTACACGCACAGCTATATGCACTGCTGGCGCCACAAGACGCCGATCATCTACCGCGCGACGTCGCAGTGGTTCGCCGGCATGGACGTGAAGCCGCGCGACGGCGGCAAGACGCTGCGCGAAACCGCGCTCGAAGGCATCGAGGCGACCGCGTTCTATCCGTCGTGGGGTAAGCAGCGCCTGTTCGCGATGATCGCGAATCGCCCGGACTGGACGCTGTCGCGCCAGCGCCAATGGGGCGTGCCGATGGCATTCTTCGTGCACAAGGAAACGGGCGAATTGCATCCGCGCACGCCCGAACTGCTCGAAGAAGTCGCGAAGCGCGTCGAAGTGTCCGGCATCGAAGCATGGCAGACGCTCGATCCGCGCGAACTGATCGGCGACGATGCGAACATGTACGAAAAGAACCGCGATACGCTCGACGTCTGGTTCGATTCGGGCACAACGCACTGGCACGTGCTGCGCGGCTCGCACAAGGACGAACTGCAATTCCCGGCCGACCTGTACCTCGAAGGTTCGGATCAGCACCGCGGCTGGTTCCATTCGTCGTTGCTGACCGCGTCGATGCTCGACGGCCGGCCGCCGTACAACGCGCTGCTGACGCACGGCTTCACGGTCGACGGCGAAGGCCGCAAGATGAGCAAGTCGCTCGGCAACGGCGTCGATCCGCATGAAGTATCGAACCGCCTTGGCGCGGAAATCATCCGTCTGTGGATTGCGTCGACCGATTACTCGGGCGAGCTCGCGATTTCCGAGGAAATTCTGAAGCGCGTGACGGAAAGCTATCGGCGTATCCGCAATACGTTGCGCTTCCTGCTCGCCAATCTGTCGGACTTCGATTTCGCGCAACACGCGCAACCGGTTAGCGAATGGCTCGAGATCGACCGCTATGCGGTCGCACTGACGGCGAACCTGCAGACCGAGATCCTTGCGCACTACGACAAGTACGAGTTCCACCCGGTCGTCGCGAAAGTGCAGACGTTCTGCTCCGAAGACCTCGGCGGCTTCTACCTCGATGTGCTGAAGGATCGCCTGTACACGACGGCGCCCGACTCGGCCGCGCGCCGTTCGGCGCAAACCGCGCTCTATCACATCGCGAACGGGCTGCTGCGTCTGATGGCGCCGTTCCTGTCGTTCACGGCCGAAGAAGCGTGGAAGGTGTTCCAGCCGCACAGCGAAACGATCTTCACCGAGCTGTATCACACGTATCCCGAGGTCTCGGACGGCGCCGCGCTGCTCGACAAATGGACACTGCTGCGCGCGGCGCGCGGCGATGTGACCAAGGCGCTCGAAGAGGCACGCGTGGCGAACCTGATCGGCTCGTCGCTGCAGGCCGAAGTGGAAGTCCGTGCGAGTGGCGCACGCTACGACGCGCTCGCGAGCCTTAACGACGACCTGAAATTCGTGCTGATCACGTCGGCGGCCAACGTCGTCAAGGTGGAAAGCGAAGCGGACGAAGGCGTCGAAGTGATCGCGTCGAAGTATCTGAAATGCGAGCGCTGCTGGCACTATCGTGCGGACGTCGGCGCCGATGCCGGGCATCCGACGCTATGCGGCCGCTGCGTCAGCAACCTGTTCGGCAACGGCGAAGCAAGGAGCGCGGCATAATGTCCAGAAGCCTGTCGAAATCGGCGAGCGGGTCGCTCGCGCCGTGGCTCGGCGTCGCTCTGATCGTGATCCTCGCCGACCAGCTGACGAAAATCGCGGTCGCGAAGGTGTTCGCGTACGGCGAATCGCACGTGATTACGCCGTTCTTCAACCTCGTGCTCGTGTTCAACCGCGGCGCGGCGTTCAGCTTTCTCGCGATGGCGGGCGGGTGGCAGCGCTGGGCCTTTACGCTGCTCGGCATCGTCGCGGCGCTTGTGATCTGCTATCTGCTCAAGCGCCACGGCACGCAGAAAATGTTCTGCACCGCACTTGCGCTGATTCTCGGCGGTGCGCTCGGCAATGTGATCGACCGGCTGATGTACGGCCACGTGATCGACTTTCTCGATTTCCACGTCGGCGGCTGGCATTGGCCCGCGTTCAATCTTGCCGACAGCGCGATTACGGTCGGTGCCGTGCTGCTCGTGATCGACGAATTGCGGCGCGTGCGCGGGGCGCGATGACGCGAGCCGATGCGCGATAACTCGCGCTAACTCGCGTTAAAACATGCGGTAAGGTCGACGTTTAGTCGGAGACTTCAGTGGCAAACAAGCTGACCAACGACGCGCTTGCCGCGTCGACCGAACGACTCGACGACGCGCGCGAAGTGAGCGACGCGCCGGACGTGCCCGACATGCCCTTCACTGGCGAACTCGCCGGCAAGCACCTCGTGCTCGGCATGACGGGCGGCATCGCGTGCTACAAGATCGCCGAACTCACGCGCCTGCTCGTCAAAGCCGGCGCCACTGTGCAGATCGCGATGACCGAAGCGGCGACGCAATTCATCACGCCGGTCACGATGCAGGCGCTGTCCGGGCGCCCCGTCTACACGAGCCAGTGGGATGCGCGCATTGCGAACAACATGCCGCATATCGATCTGTCGCGCGAAGCGGACGCGATCGTGATCGCGCCCGCCTCCACCGACTTTCTCGCGAAGCTCGCGCACGGCATGGCCGACGATCTGCTGTCCACGTTGTGCATTGCGCGCGACTGTCCGCTGCTCGTGGTGCCGGCCATGAACCGTCAGATGTGGACGAACCCGGCGACGCAGCGCAATGTCGCGATGCTGCGCGGCGACGGCGTTGAGGTGCTCGGCCCCGACTCCGGCGCGCAAGCGTGCGGCGAGGTTGGCGACGGCCGCATGCTCGAACCCGAAGCCACCTACGAAGCGATCGTTTCGTTCTTCCAGCCGAAAGTGCTGGCCGGCCGCCGCGTGCTGCTCACTGCCGGCCCGACTTTCGAGCCGCTCGACCCCGTGCGCGGTATCACGAACCGCTCGAGCGGCAAGATGGGCTTCGCGCTTGCGCGCGCCGCGCAGCAGGCCGGCGCGGACGTGCATCTGGTGGCGGGCCCGGTCGCGCTAGATACGCCGTGGGGCGTCTACCGCGAAGACGTGCAGACCGCGCAGCAGATGTACGAAGCGGTGATGCGCGCGGTGCCCGACTATGACATCTTTATCGGCGTCGCCGCAGTCGCCGACTGGCGCGCGGAACATACGAGCGAGCACAAGATCAAGAAGACCGCGGACCGCGCCGTCCCCGCGTTCAAGTTCGTCGAAAATCCGGACATTCTGTCCGCGGTCGCCCATCTGACGCATCCGCCGTATTGCGTCGGCTTTGCCGCGGAAAGCGGCAACCTCGACGTGCACGGCGAACAAAAACGCGTACGCAAGAACGTGCCGCTGCTGATCGGCAACCTCGGTCCGCTGACCTTCGGCCGCGACGACAATGAAGTCGCACTGTTCGAGGCAAGCGGCATTACGCGGCTGCCGCGCGCCGGCAAACAGGCGCTCGCGCGTGCGCTGATCGCCGAAATCGCACAGCGTCTGCCGGACGCGAGCCTGATCGGCTAACGGTAAGCCGTGATCTTCGCGTTCGCCTTCGCGTGCCTCACGCACCCTAGTTATTCAGGAGCGCTGCTGTCATGACGCTACTCTCCGTGCTCGATCAGACGCCCGTGATCGACGGGCACTCGGTGGCCGATGCGATCGCCGCAACGGTCGAACTCGCGCAACTCGCCGACGATCTTGGCTACACGCGCTACTGGTGCGCCGAGCACCACGGCCTGCGCGGCGTATCAAACCCTAGCCCTGAAGTGATGCTCGCGCGCCTCGGCAGCGTGACGAAACGGATTCGCCTCGGCTCCGGTGGCGTGATGCTGCCGTACTACAGTCCGTTCAAGATCGCCGAGCAGTTTTTGATGCTCGAGGCACTGTTTCCGAATCGCATCGATCTCGGCGTCGGCCGCGCGCCGGGCGGCGATATGCGCACCGCGCAGGCGGTCGCGGCCGGCGCGTATAACCGCGGCGATATTTTTCCGCAGCAGGTCGCCGACCTCGTCGGCTTGATGAACGGCACGCTGCCGTCGGATCACCTCGCGTACGGCGTGCTGCTGCAGCCGCAAATCGACACGCGTCCGCAATTGTGGATGCTCGGTTCGAGCGACTTCGGCGGGATGCTCGCCGCGCAACTCGGCATCCGCTTTTCATTCGCGCATTTCATCAATGCGCACTTCGGCCATGCCGTCGCGCAGGCGTATCGCGAGCGCTTTCAGGCGGGCCATGAAACGAAGCCTTATCTCGCTGCCGCCGTCTTCGTGATTTGCGCCGATACCGAGCGCGAAGCCGCCGACCTCGAGAAAGCCGTCGATCTGCGCCGCGTGCAAATGGCCTATGGGCTGAACGCGCCGATTCCGTCGATTGCGCAGGGTCTCGCGCAAGAGTACGGCGCACGCGAACAACTGATTATCGATCGCGAGAAGCCGCGCAGCATTATCGGCACGCCGGAAACGGTAACCGAGCGCTTGCATGCGCTGCAGGAACAATTCGATGCCGACGAACTGATCGTGCTGACCGTTGCCGGCAGTTATCAGGCCCGCTTGCGTTCGTATGAACTGCTTGCAAAGGCGTTCGAGCTGGGTCGCTGATCGGCTCGGATCCGGCGGCGCTCCTTCGCTCTCGCACCCCAACCCCAAACCCGAAGAACAGAACCCTGACCTGCATGAAACTCGACCTGAAGATTCTCGATGCGCGCATGCGCGACTATCTGCCCGCCTACGCCACGCCGGGCAGCGCAGGCCTCGACCTGCGCGCCTGCCTCGATGAACCGTTGACGCTCGAGCCCGGCGCCACGGCACTCGTGCCGACCGGCCTCGCCGTGCATGTCGGCGACCCCGGCTACGCGGCGCTGATCCTGCCGCGTTCGGGTCTCGGCCATAAACACGGCATCGTGCTCGGCAACCTCGTCGGCCTGATCGACTCGGATTACCAGGGCCAGCTGATGATCTCGACGTGGAACCGCGGGCAGACCACGTTCACGCTGAATCCGATGGAGCGGCTCGCGCAGCTCGTGATCGTGCCGGTCGTGCAGGCGCAGTTCAATATCGTCGATGAATTTGCCGCGAGCGAGCGCGGTGAGGGCGGGTTTGGCAGCACGGGCAAGCACTGAAGCGTGACTTGACGCGATGTGATGTGACGCGTCGCCACGCCACGCGAAAGCGTTGACGCTTCATTCGACGTCGCCATAACGTAAGGCAAAAAAAGCGCGGGCCAATTGGCCCGCGCTTTTTTCCTGAGGACGACAGACGGCTTAGTCTACTTCCACCGCTTCCGGATTCGGATTGCGCGGCGGCAGCGACTGCTCGTCGAAGGTCAGCTGCACCTTATCTTCCTGATCGACATCGACCGTCACACGGCCGCCGTTCATCAGCTTGCCGAACAGCAGTTCGTCGGCCAGCGCGCGGCGGATCGTATCCTGAATCAGGCGCTGCATCGGACGCGCACCCATCAGCGGATCGAAACCGTGCTTCGCGAGATGCTTGCGCAGGTTGTCGGTGAAGAGCGCATCGACCTTCTTCTCGTGCAGCTGGTCTTCGAGCTGCATGAGGAACTTGTCGACCACGCGCATGATGATTTCTTCATCGAGCGAGCGGAAGCTGATCGTCGAGTCGAGACGGTTGCGGAACTCCGGCGTGAACATGCGCTTGATGTCGGCCATCTCGTCGCCGGTTTCGCGGCGATTCGTAAAGCCCATCGACGACTTCTGCATCGCCTCGGCGCCCGCGTTCGTCGTCATGATGATGATCACGTTGCGGAAGTCCGCCTTGCGACCGTTGTTGTCGGTCAGCGTGCCGTGGTCCATCACCTGCAGCAGCACGTTGAAGATGTCCGGATGCGCCTTCTCGATTTCGTCGAGCAGCAGCACGCAGTGCGGCTTCTTCGTCACGGCTTCCGTCAGCAGGCCACCCTGGTCGAAACCGACATATCCCGGCGGCGCGCCGATCAGACGGCTCACCGCGTGACGCTCCATATACTCCGACATATCGAAGCGGATCAGCTCGATACCGAGCGTGAACGCGAGCTGCCGCGCCACTTCGGTCTTGCCGACGCCGGTCGGGCCCGAGAACAGGAACGCGCCGATCGGCTTGTCGGTCTTGCCGAGGCCCGCGCGCGCCATCTTGATCGACGCCGACAGCGCATCGATAGCCGGATCCTGGCCAAACACGACCGCTTTCAGGTCACGATCCAAAGTTTGCAGCTTGCTGCGATCGTCCTGCGACACGCTTTGCGCCGGGACACGTGCGATCTTCGAGATGATTTCCTCGATCTCGTTCTTGCCGATCGTGCGCTTCTGCTTCGACTTCGGCAGGATGCGTTGCGCCGCGCCCGCTTCGTCGATCACGTCGATCGCCTTGTCCGGCAGATGACGATCCGTAATGAAGCGTGCCGACAGCTCAGCCGCGGCCGACAGCGCACCCGACGAGTACTTCACGCCGTGGTGCTCTTCGAAGCGCGACTTCAGACCACGCAGAATCGCCACCGTCTGCTCGACCGTCGGTTCCGTGACGTCGATCTTCTGGAAGCGGCGCGACAGCGCTGCGTCTTTCTCGAAGATGCCGCGGAATTCGGTGAACGTCGTCGCGCCGATGCACTTGAGCGTGCCCGACGACAACGCCGGCTTCAGCAGGTTCGACGCGTCGAGCGTGCCGCCCGATGCGGCACCCGCGCCGATCAGCGTATGAATTTCGTCGATGAACAGAATGGCGTGCGGGCGCTCTTTCAGTTCCTTCAGCACCGTCTTCAGACGCTGCTCGAAGTCGCCGCGATACTTCGTGCCGGCGAGCAGCGCACCCATATCGAGCGAATACACCTGTGCGTCCGCCAGAATATCGGGCACTTCGCCGCGCATGATGCGCCATGCAAGGCCTTCCGCGATCGCGGTCTTGCCGACACCGGCCTCGCCCACCAGCAGCGGATTGTTCTTGCGCCGGCGGCACAGCACCTGCACCACGCGCTCGACTTCCGCTTCGCGTCCGATCAGCGGATCGATGCGGCCGTCCTTCGCCATCTGGTTCAGATTCTGCGTGAACTGCGCGAGCGGGGTTTCCTTCTGCGCAGCGGCTTCGTCCGATTCGGTGTTCGAATCGCTCGCCTTCGCCGCGTCCGTGCTATTCGTCTTCGCGATGCCATGCGAGATGAAATTCACCACGTCGAGGCGCGTGACGCCCTGCTGCTGCAGGTAGTACACCGCGTGCGAGTCCTTCTCGCCGAAGATCGCGACAAGCACGTTCGCGCCCGTCACTTCCTTCTTGCCGTTCGACGTGGACTGCACGTGCATGATCGCGCGCTGGATCACACGCTGGAAACCTAGCGTGGGCTGCGTGTCGACGTCGTCCGTGCCTGGCACGGTCGGCGTGTTGTCATGAATGAAGTTGCGCAGGTTCTGACGCAGGTCTTCGATGTTGGCCGCGCAAGCGCGCAGCACTTCGGCAGCTGTCGGGTTGTCCAACAGCGCCAGCAAAAGATGTTCGACCGTGATGAACTCATGCCGCGCCTGGCGTGCTTCCATAAACGCCATGTGCAGGCTGACTTCCAGTTCCTGGGCAATCATGCTTCCTCCATCACACACTGCAGCGGATGCCCGGCCTGCCGTGCGTGGGTAACGACTTGCTCGACTTTGGTCGACGCGATGTCCCGCGTGTAGACCCCACAAACTCCCCTGCCTTCGCGATGCACCTTTAGCATTATCTGCGTAGCGGTCTCACGATCTTTATTGAAATATTCCTGCACGACCATCACGACGAATTCCATCGGCGTGAAGTCGTCATTCAACAGCACTACCTTGTACATGGCCGGCGGTTTCAGCTTTTGTTCCTGCCGCTCCAGTACCGTGTTGTCCTGCTTGTCCGGGATAATCGCCATACACCCATTCTAAACAACTCGGACAGGCCCGCAATCCTGTCAAAACCCAACCGGCCGACCAGCCGGCCACTGCCGGCGATCACGTCGGCCGCGGCCCGCGGGCGTTGGCCCGTCGCGCTTGCGCAATGCGCGGGGCCGATCGCGGAACCAGCCCTCCGGTATGTCCTCATTCGTTCCAGTTCGCGGCGCAAGGCCGCTGTCCGAAACGAGTATCGCACAACCTGCGCCAGCGGACGTTAAGCTCGCCGTACATGCAGACACTCCCGGCGCGAAGCGTGCTGCGATGCTTCGCCATAGGCGGCATGTGAGTCGATTATGCGACTTTTCAAGATGGCCCGCTTGGGTGACCGCACATAAGAAAAGAAGGAAAAACCCTGGAAATTGGTTCTTTACAACGGCGCACATAGCGTCTCAAAATTTTCTTGACACTCGAATAAAGAGACTCAACAATCAAGCTGGCACTTTTTTCAATGTGCGGTCTATAGAAAAAATGCCGTTGGTGAGCTTGTGAGGAGGGACGGCTGCATTCCGCGGTCGTTGGGCTTTTCGAGGGCTCGTGTGATTGAGATACAGGGGAAGTTGGTATGGCAACCGGTACGGTCAAATGGTTCAATGACGCGAAAGGTTTCGGATTCATTACGCCCGACGAAGGCGGTGAGGATCTGTTTGCACACTTTTCGGCTATCCAGATGAACGGGTTCAAGACCCTCAAGGAAGGCCAGAAGGTGAGCTTCGAGGTCGTGCAAGGCCCCAAAGGCAAACAGGCATCGAACATCCAGGCTGCAGCCTGAATCTGTTCGATTCCCGTACCCTTTAAAGAACCCGGCTTCATGCCGGGTTCCTCATTTATAAAGCATGGCGGCTTTTGAAACACGTCACGTTTCAAAGCCCAGTTATTGAGACCCGGCCTTGCGCCGGGTTTTTTCTTGTTTGTTTTTATCCGCCATTATCGGCGCGCCATTGAGCGCCGCCGTCTAGACGACTTTCAGTGTCGCCATCATTCCAAGATCTTCGTGTTCGAGAATATGGCAGTGAAACATCCGCTCTCCCGGCATTCTCTGCACGGTGGCAATGCGCACTGTTTCGCCCGGCTGAACATTCACTGTGTCGCGCCATGCGAGATACGGCTCCGGCGTTCTTTTCCCGTTTCGCTGCCGGTCAATAATTTGAAATTGCGTGCCGTGCAGATGGAACGGATGGTCCATATCGGTACGATTTTCAATCGACCAGTGCTCGACCTCGCCGCTGCGGCTCGTTAGCGCAATGCGCGATGCATCGAATGTCTCGCCGTTGATGAGAAATTTCATCCCGGCCGGCATCTCGTGCATCGTCGCTCCCGGGCGATGCATCGCTGCCATATCCATTTCTTCGGAAAAGACGACGGATTTTTGCGGCGCCGTGGCGCCCGCCGGCGGAGCCAGCGCTTCAATCGTACGAAGCGGCGAAGGAAGCGGATGCGGCGCCGGCTGGGCCGCGGCGCCCGCGCCCGAGCCGCCGGCGGAGGCCGGCGCGAAACGCACGTCGGCAAGCGCGCGCGCCGGATCGGGCGGCAGGCCGCCCGG from Paraburkholderia edwinii includes the following:
- the lspA gene encoding signal peptidase II, giving the protein MSRSLSKSASGSLAPWLGVALIVILADQLTKIAVAKVFAYGESHVITPFFNLVLVFNRGAAFSFLAMAGGWQRWAFTLLGIVAALVICYLLKRHGTQKMFCTALALILGGALGNVIDRLMYGHVIDFLDFHVGGWHWPAFNLADSAITVGAVLLVIDELRRVRGAR
- the coaBC gene encoding bifunctional phosphopantothenoylcysteine decarboxylase/phosphopantothenate--cysteine ligase CoaBC, giving the protein MPFTGELAGKHLVLGMTGGIACYKIAELTRLLVKAGATVQIAMTEAATQFITPVTMQALSGRPVYTSQWDARIANNMPHIDLSREADAIVIAPASTDFLAKLAHGMADDLLSTLCIARDCPLLVVPAMNRQMWTNPATQRNVAMLRGDGVEVLGPDSGAQACGEVGDGRMLEPEATYEAIVSFFQPKVLAGRRVLLTAGPTFEPLDPVRGITNRSSGKMGFALARAAQQAGADVHLVAGPVALDTPWGVYREDVQTAQQMYEAVMRAVPDYDIFIGVAAVADWRAEHTSEHKIKKTADRAVPAFKFVENPDILSAVAHLTHPPYCVGFAAESGNLDVHGEQKRVRKNVPLLIGNLGPLTFGRDDNEVALFEASGITRLPRAGKQALARALIAEIAQRLPDASLIG
- a CDS encoding LLM class flavin-dependent oxidoreductase, yielding MTLLSVLDQTPVIDGHSVADAIAATVELAQLADDLGYTRYWCAEHHGLRGVSNPSPEVMLARLGSVTKRIRLGSGGVMLPYYSPFKIAEQFLMLEALFPNRIDLGVGRAPGGDMRTAQAVAAGAYNRGDIFPQQVADLVGLMNGTLPSDHLAYGVLLQPQIDTRPQLWMLGSSDFGGMLAAQLGIRFSFAHFINAHFGHAVAQAYRERFQAGHETKPYLAAAVFVICADTEREAADLEKAVDLRRVQMAYGLNAPIPSIAQGLAQEYGAREQLIIDREKPRSIIGTPETVTERLHALQEQFDADELIVLTVAGSYQARLRSYELLAKAFELGR
- the dut gene encoding dUTP diphosphatase, giving the protein MKLDLKILDARMRDYLPAYATPGSAGLDLRACLDEPLTLEPGATALVPTGLAVHVGDPGYAALILPRSGLGHKHGIVLGNLVGLIDSDYQGQLMISTWNRGQTTFTLNPMERLAQLVIVPVVQAQFNIVDEFAASERGEGGFGSTGKH
- the clpA gene encoding ATP-dependent Clp protease ATP-binding subunit ClpA, which translates into the protein MIAQELEVSLHMAFMEARQARHEFITVEHLLLALLDNPTAAEVLRACAANIEDLRQNLRNFIHDNTPTVPGTDDVDTQPTLGFQRVIQRAIMHVQSTSNGKKEVTGANVLVAIFGEKDSHAVYYLQQQGVTRLDVVNFISHGIAKTNSTDAAKASDSNTESDEAAAQKETPLAQFTQNLNQMAKDGRIDPLIGREAEVERVVQVLCRRRKNNPLLVGEAGVGKTAIAEGLAWRIMRGEVPDILADAQVYSLDMGALLAGTKYRGDFEQRLKTVLKELKERPHAILFIDEIHTLIGAGAASGGTLDASNLLKPALSSGTLKCIGATTFTEFRGIFEKDAALSRRFQKIDVTEPTVEQTVAILRGLKSRFEEHHGVKYSSGALSAAAELSARFITDRHLPDKAIDVIDEAGAAQRILPKSKQKRTIGKNEIEEIISKIARVPAQSVSQDDRSKLQTLDRDLKAVVFGQDPAIDALSASIKMARAGLGKTDKPIGAFLFSGPTGVGKTEVARQLAFTLGIELIRFDMSEYMERHAVSRLIGAPPGYVGFDQGGLLTEAVTKKPHCVLLLDEIEKAHPDIFNVLLQVMDHGTLTDNNGRKADFRNVIIIMTTNAGAEAMQKSSMGFTNRRETGDEMADIKRMFTPEFRNRLDSTISFRSLDEEIIMRVVDKFLMQLEDQLHEKKVDALFTDNLRKHLAKHGFDPLMGARPMQRLIQDTIRRALADELLFGKLMNGGRVTVDVDQEDKVQLTFDEQSLPPRNPNPEAVEVD